Proteins from a genomic interval of Bacteroidales bacterium:
- the mtaB gene encoding tRNA (N(6)-L-threonylcarbamoyladenosine(37)-C(2))-methylthiotransferase MtaB, translating to MQTYKRVAFNTLGCKLNFSETSTIARSFVDAGYIKVNFNEKADIYVINTCSVTEIAEKKCKYVINKAIKQNPEAKIVVVGCFAQLKPEQIMAINGVDIVLSNNDKHKVLEYVENNTTALSRCDYNELNCFQTAWSFDDRTRTFLKIQDGCDYFCSYCTIPKARGLSRSNSIKSVIKEANIIVNKGVKEIVLTGVNIGDFGRKNGETFYDLLKAFHDVKGLQRLRLSSIEPNLLEDRIIELAAESNIIMPHFHIPLQCGVDKLLKSMRRRYDTQLFKEKIDTIRNLIPDAYIAIDIIVGVPEETEQDFQQTIEFIDSFAPSELHIFTYSERQDTAAIKMQQVPKYIRRDRSSILHEKAKRYNYVFCKQFESKVRNVLFEKGKKRTMIEGFTDNYLKVVVPYNENYINEILPVKLIKYDTDKQHFIGQVVNC from the coding sequence ATGCAAACCTATAAAAGAGTAGCTTTTAATACGCTTGGTTGTAAACTGAATTTTTCAGAGACATCGACAATAGCAAGATCTTTTGTTGATGCGGGTTATATAAAAGTGAATTTTAACGAAAAAGCTGATATTTACGTTATCAACACATGTAGCGTTACAGAAATAGCTGAAAAAAAATGTAAATACGTAATAAACAAAGCTATTAAGCAAAATCCCGAAGCTAAGATTGTAGTAGTCGGATGTTTTGCACAACTAAAACCAGAGCAAATAATGGCAATTAATGGGGTTGATATTGTGTTGAGTAATAATGATAAACATAAGGTTCTTGAGTATGTGGAAAACAACACAACAGCTTTAAGTAGATGTGACTACAATGAACTAAACTGTTTTCAAACAGCATGGTCGTTTGATGATAGAACAAGAACATTTCTGAAAATTCAAGATGGATGTGACTATTTTTGTAGTTACTGCACAATACCTAAAGCTCGAGGATTAAGCCGTAGTAATTCAATTAAAAGTGTAATTAAAGAGGCTAATATCATTGTAAATAAAGGTGTTAAAGAAATTGTTCTTACCGGAGTTAATATAGGCGATTTTGGTAGAAAAAATGGCGAAACATTCTACGATTTGTTGAAAGCATTCCATGATGTAAAAGGACTGCAAAGGCTTAGACTATCTTCAATAGAGCCAAATTTACTTGAGGATAGAATAATTGAATTAGCTGCAGAGAGTAATATTATAATGCCTCATTTTCATATACCGTTACAGTGTGGTGTGGACAAGCTGTTAAAATCAATGAGACGTAGGTATGATACGCAACTTTTTAAAGAAAAAATAGATACTATAAGAAATTTAATACCAGATGCATATATAGCTATAGATATTATTGTTGGAGTTCCTGAAGAGACAGAACAAGACTTTCAACAAACAATTGAATTTATTGACTCATTTGCACCATCTGAATTACATATATTCACATACTCTGAACGTCAAGATACTGCGGCAATAAAGATGCAACAGGTTCCAAAATATATTAGAAGAGATAGAAGCTCAATACTGCATGAAAAAGCAAAGAGATACAACTATGTTTTTTGCAAGCAGTTTGAATCGAAAGTGCGAAATGTTTTGTTTGAAAAAGGTAAGAAAAGAACTATGATTGAGGGTTTTACGGATAATTACTTAAAGGTTGTTGTTCCATATAACGAAAACTATATCAATGAAATATTGCCTGTAAAGCTTATAAAATACGATACTGATAAACAACATTTTATCGGGCAAGTTGTTAATTGTTGA
- a CDS encoding RNA-binding protein: protein MNIFVANLNPKTTGEDLNKLFSNYGTVASAKVIFDRETGNSKRYGFVEMPDENEAKKAIEALNESELENNKIVVRESVPGPPKPKTKRPFDPNRRTEKQ, encoded by the coding sequence ATGAATATTTTTGTAGCTAACCTTAATCCAAAGACTACTGGAGAAGATCTCAACAAATTGTTTAGCAATTATGGCACAGTGGCTTCTGCAAAAGTTATTTTTGACAGAGAGACAGGCAATTCAAAGCGATATGGTTTTGTGGAAATGCCTGATGAAAACGAGGCTAAAAAAGCTATTGAGGCTTTAAACGAATCTGAATTAGAAAACAACAAAATTGTTGTTAGAGAGTCAGTTCCTGGTCCTCCAAAACCCAAAACAAAGCGCCCATTTGATCCAAATAGACGAACTGAAAAACAGTAG
- a CDS encoding 4-hydroxy-tetrahydrodipicolinate synthase, whose protein sequence is MAFLNNFGIGTALITPFRKDGSIDFKSLSAHIDNQINSGIDYLVAFGTTSETPTLSKEEKQAVINLILEINDNRKPVIVGAGGYNTKTVIDDIKSMPKEIWGILSVTPYYNKPSQKGLYEHYKQIAQSTDKPVILYNVPGRTSVNLLPATTLELANNFKNIVAIKEASGIMTQIMEIIRQRPKGFQVISGDDAIAYPLIAAGANGVISVIGNAYPKQFADMVHNLLDGKFEDAKTIHYKLLPLIMAIFEDGNPSGIKQAMSNMGLINNILRSPLAPVSKPTAQKINALIDSLKNTGF, encoded by the coding sequence ATGGCATTCTTAAATAACTTTGGTATAGGCACTGCACTAATAACACCCTTTAGAAAGGATGGAAGTATTGATTTTAAATCACTTTCAGCACATATTGACAATCAAATAAATTCCGGTATCGATTATTTGGTAGCGTTTGGAACCACGAGCGAAACACCCACCTTATCTAAAGAGGAGAAACAGGCTGTAATAAATCTAATTTTGGAAATAAATGATAACCGAAAACCCGTTATAGTAGGAGCAGGAGGCTATAACACCAAAACAGTTATTGACGATATAAAAAGCATGCCCAAAGAAATATGGGGTATTCTGTCTGTTACACCTTATTACAATAAGCCTTCACAAAAAGGCCTTTATGAACACTATAAACAAATAGCTCAATCAACAGATAAGCCTGTTATACTGTACAATGTGCCTGGTAGAACTTCAGTAAATCTATTGCCTGCAACTACGCTCGAATTGGCTAACAACTTTAAAAATATTGTGGCTATAAAAGAGGCTTCTGGCATAATGACACAAATAATGGAGATAATAAGACAGCGTCCTAAAGGCTTTCAGGTAATATCAGGTGATGATGCAATTGCATATCCGCTTATTGCTGCAGGAGCAAACGGTGTTATATCTGTAATTGGGAATGCATATCCAAAACAGTTTGCCGATATGGTTCACAATCTTTTAGATGGAAAATTTGAAGATGCAAAAACCATTCATTATAAACTGTTACCGTTGATAATGGCGATTTTTGAAGACGGCAATCCTTCCGGAATTAAACAAGCAATGTCTAACATGGGGCTGATTAACAATATATTAAGAAGTCCACTTGCACCTGTTTCAAAACCAACTGCACAAAAGATTAATGCCCTTATAGATTCCTTGAAGAATACTGGTTTTTAG
- the secA gene encoding preprotein translocase subunit SecA → MSVINKIIGFFIGSKAKRDLEEIAPYVEKIKEVYETLTGLSNDELRERSQSLRNKINEHVKTEKDEISQLRLELEDHTLSIDDREKLFNRIDELSKTIDNKYKVALDEALPEAFAIIKDTARRFKENDKIVVTATQFDRDLATTKDFVEIEGDKAIYFNEWSAGGNLQKWEMVHYDVQLIGGVALHKGKIAEMATGEGKTLVATLPVFLNALSGQGVHVVTVNDYLAKRDSEWMGPLYMFHGLSVDCIDNHQPNTLDRRKAYECDITFGTNNEFGFDYLRDNMALSPEELVQRKHNYAIVDEVDSVLIDDARTPLIISGPVPKGEDQLFNEFKPYVEKLYNVQRNLVTQILADARKLISEGDEDKGGLLLLRAFKGLPKYNPLIKYLSEQGTKALLLKTENFYMQENNKNMHIATDELYFVIDEKINSIDLTDKGIDYMSNLVSDTKFFVLPDVGSELAELDNLELSPEEKSVKKDQIIQDYSIKSERVHTVNQLLKAYSLFEKDVEYVLMDNKIKIVDEQTGRIMEGRRYSDGLHQAIEAKENVKVEAATQTFATITLQNYFRMYLKLAGMTGTAETEAGELWDIYKLDVVVIPTNRPIVREDHEDLVYKTKREKYNAVIEEIVRLRDAGRPILVGTTSVEVSELLSRMLKLRGIKHNVLNAKLHQREADIVAEAGHSKTVTIATNMAGRGTDIKLSDAVKEAGGLAIIGTERHESRRVDRQLRGRSGRQGDPGSSQFFVSLEDDLMRLFGSDRIARMMDRLGLKEGEVIQHSMITKSIERAQKKVEENNFGIRKRLLEYDDVMNSQREVVYKKRRHSLFGERIQSDTIGMMSAVCEEFVDTYIDDSDFDTFRFELMRHLTIEPPFDESFFKKADDEEIISKIFKSVTEKYNRKQEQLIAQVLPVISDVYEKQGEQYKNIVIPITDGYRVYQVITNLEKSYKTKGAEIMRSIEKFISLLIIDETWKEHLREMDDLKTSVQSASYEQKDPLLVYKFESFDLFKKLLDKVNHDVTSILLKAYIPSQNAQNFKQGEQRRTDHSQMKTGRSDLAQQKPQGPAKAEPRVGRNDPCPCGSGKKFKQCHGKLA, encoded by the coding sequence ATGAGCGTAATTAATAAAATTATTGGATTTTTTATCGGTTCAAAAGCAAAACGCGACTTAGAGGAGATTGCACCTTACGTTGAAAAAATAAAAGAGGTGTATGAAACGCTTACAGGGCTTTCTAACGATGAATTGCGCGAAAGATCACAATCACTCAGAAATAAAATTAACGAACATGTTAAAACAGAAAAAGATGAAATATCTCAGCTGAGATTGGAATTGGAAGATCACACTCTTTCGATAGATGATCGTGAAAAACTTTTTAATCGTATTGACGAGTTATCCAAAACTATCGACAATAAATATAAAGTTGCATTAGATGAGGCTCTGCCTGAGGCTTTTGCAATTATAAAAGATACTGCACGTAGATTTAAAGAAAATGATAAAATTGTTGTTACAGCAACTCAATTCGATAGGGATTTGGCAACTACCAAAGATTTTGTTGAAATTGAGGGTGATAAAGCTATATACTTTAATGAGTGGAGTGCAGGAGGCAATCTTCAGAAATGGGAAATGGTACATTACGACGTACAATTAATTGGTGGAGTTGCGTTGCATAAAGGTAAGATTGCCGAGATGGCTACAGGTGAGGGAAAAACCCTTGTTGCAACGCTGCCGGTATTCTTAAATGCGCTGTCGGGGCAGGGAGTTCACGTAGTTACAGTTAACGACTACCTTGCCAAACGTGACTCGGAGTGGATGGGGCCATTATATATGTTCCACGGACTATCGGTTGATTGTATTGATAATCATCAACCAAATACCTTAGATAGACGCAAAGCATACGAATGCGATATAACATTTGGTACAAACAATGAGTTCGGCTTTGACTACCTTCGTGACAATATGGCACTTAGTCCCGAAGAATTGGTGCAGCGTAAGCACAATTACGCAATAGTTGACGAGGTTGACTCTGTGTTAATCGATGATGCCAGAACACCACTTATTATCTCAGGTCCTGTTCCTAAGGGCGAAGATCAGCTGTTCAACGAGTTTAAACCCTATGTTGAAAAGCTTTACAACGTTCAACGCAATTTAGTTACCCAAATACTTGCAGATGCGAGAAAGCTTATATCAGAAGGTGACGAAGATAAGGGTGGTCTATTGCTACTTAGAGCTTTTAAAGGATTGCCAAAGTATAATCCTTTGATAAAATATTTGTCAGAACAAGGCACAAAAGCCCTATTACTTAAAACTGAGAACTTCTATATGCAAGAAAACAATAAAAACATGCATATAGCAACTGATGAACTCTACTTTGTTATTGACGAAAAAATTAATTCTATTGATTTGACTGACAAGGGAATAGACTATATGAGTAATTTGGTCTCAGACACCAAGTTCTTTGTGCTTCCTGATGTTGGGTCGGAATTGGCGGAGCTTGATAATTTGGAGCTTAGCCCGGAAGAGAAGAGTGTTAAGAAAGATCAGATAATTCAAGATTACAGTATAAAATCTGAACGTGTACATACTGTTAATCAGTTACTTAAAGCATACTCGTTGTTTGAAAAAGATGTCGAATACGTTTTAATGGACAACAAAATTAAAATTGTTGACGAACAAACTGGACGTATTATGGAGGGGCGCCGATATAGCGACGGATTACACCAAGCTATCGAGGCAAAAGAGAATGTTAAAGTTGAGGCTGCCACACAAACATTTGCCACAATTACGCTGCAAAACTACTTTAGAATGTACCTCAAACTCGCTGGTATGACAGGTACAGCAGAAACAGAAGCAGGAGAGTTGTGGGATATTTATAAATTAGATGTTGTTGTTATACCAACTAATAGACCGATTGTAAGGGAAGACCACGAAGATTTGGTTTATAAAACAAAACGCGAGAAATACAACGCGGTCATAGAAGAGATTGTAAGACTTCGCGACGCAGGTCGTCCTATATTAGTTGGTACCACATCGGTTGAGGTTTCTGAGTTATTAAGCCGTATGCTTAAACTTAGAGGTATTAAACACAACGTTTTGAATGCTAAGTTGCACCAACGAGAAGCTGATATTGTTGCTGAAGCTGGACACTCAAAAACAGTTACCATTGCTACCAACATGGCAGGTCGTGGTACTGACATTAAACTCTCTGATGCGGTAAAAGAGGCAGGAGGGTTGGCGATAATTGGTACAGAACGACACGAATCGCGGCGTGTTGACCGTCAGCTACGTGGTCGTTCAGGGCGTCAAGGTGACCCGGGTTCATCACAGTTTTTTGTATCACTCGAAGATGATCTGATGCGTCTTTTTGGGTCAGACCGTATTGCCCGAATGATGGACAGACTTGGATTAAAAGAGGGCGAAGTAATCCAACACAGCATGATTACTAAATCAATTGAGCGAGCACAGAAAAAAGTTGAGGAGAACAATTTCGGAATAAGAAAACGTTTGCTTGAATACGATGATGTGATGAACTCTCAACGTGAAGTTGTTTATAAAAAACGTCGACATTCACTGTTCGGAGAAAGAATACAATCCGATACAATAGGAATGATGAGTGCTGTATGTGAAGAGTTTGTCGATACATACATTGATGACTCCGACTTCGATACATTCCGCTTTGAATTAATGCGACACCTTACAATAGAGCCCCCATTCGATGAAAGCTTCTTTAAAAAGGCAGACGATGAGGAGATAATATCAAAAATATTCAAATCGGTAACCGAAAAATACAATAGAAAGCAGGAACAATTAATAGCGCAAGTGTTGCCTGTTATTTCAGACGTCTATGAAAAACAGGGCGAACAGTACAAAAATATTGTCATCCCAATAACCGATGGATATAGAGTGTATCAGGTTATTACCAATTTAGAAAAATCGTATAAAACAAAAGGAGCTGAGATAATGCGCTCTATTGAGAAATTTATTTCGCTTCTAATCATCGACGAGACATGGAAAGAGCACTTACGTGAAATGGATGATTTGAAAACGTCTGTACAAAGTGCGTCATACGAACAGAAAGACCCATTGTTGGTATATAAATTTGAATCGTTTGATCTTTTCAAAAAATTGCTCGATAAAGTTAATCATGACGTAACTTCCATATTACTGAAAGCATATATACCGAGTCAAAATGCCCAGAATTTCAAGCAGGGAGAGCAACGTAGAACTGATCACAGTCAGATGAAAACTGGTCGTAGTGATTTAGCTCAACAAAAACCACAAGGACCTGCAAAAGCTGAACCACGTGTTGGAAGAAACGATCCTTGTCCATGTGGAAGCGGTAAAAAATTTAAACAGTGTCACGGAAAATTAGCATAG
- the zupT gene encoding zinc transporter ZupT, translating into MEQGNFWFAFSLTLFAGLSTGIGAAIAFFAKQTNKKLLSLSLGFSAGVMLYVALVEILQKSREYLQQELGDTTGNWAMIGSFFTGIAIIAIIDRLIPSSKNPHEPHKIEDMNSAKLNSNKRLMRMGVMSALAIGIHNFPEGIATFMAGLTNPSIAIPIAIAIAIHNIPEGIAVSIPVFYATGNRLKAFWLGFSSGLAEPVGALIGYGLITFFFDSISLAFTGVMFGAVAGIMVFISLDELLPTAEEYGEHHIAIYGLVGGMAVMAVSLVLFN; encoded by the coding sequence ATGGAACAAGGAAATTTTTGGTTTGCATTTTCGCTCACTCTTTTTGCAGGATTATCAACTGGTATAGGTGCAGCAATCGCCTTTTTTGCCAAACAAACAAATAAAAAACTTTTATCATTATCTCTTGGTTTTTCAGCCGGAGTTATGCTCTATGTTGCATTGGTTGAGATATTACAAAAGTCCAGAGAGTATTTACAACAAGAGTTGGGCGACACAACTGGTAATTGGGCTATGATTGGCTCATTCTTTACTGGTATTGCCATAATTGCTATTATTGATAGACTAATACCAAGTAGCAAAAATCCTCACGAGCCTCATAAAATTGAGGATATGAACAGTGCTAAGCTTAATTCTAATAAAAGGCTTATGAGAATGGGTGTTATGTCTGCATTGGCAATAGGAATACATAATTTTCCTGAAGGAATAGCAACATTTATGGCTGGTCTGACTAATCCATCAATAGCCATTCCTATAGCAATTGCAATAGCTATCCATAATATTCCTGAAGGAATAGCTGTTTCAATACCTGTGTTTTACGCTACCGGGAACAGATTAAAGGCTTTCTGGCTAGGATTTTCAAGTGGTTTAGCTGAACCAGTTGGAGCACTTATAGGATACGGGTTAATAACCTTTTTCTTCGATTCAATATCATTAGCCTTTACTGGTGTAATGTTCGGTGCGGTTGCCGGGATTATGGTTTTTATTTCATTAGATGAACTGCTTCCAACAGCCGAAGAGTATGGGGAGCATCATATAGCTATATATGGTTTGGTTGGTGGTATGGCGGTGATGGCTGTTAGCCTGGTACTATTCAATTAG
- a CDS encoding quinone-dependent dihydroorotate dehydrogenase, translated as MYQKLIRPLLFQIDPEKAHHLAINSCRVARHTPGAKCLLKCLFLYENPIEIMGLKFPNRIGLAAGLDKNAQVADTFASMGFGFVEIGTVTPKSQPGNVKPRLFRIPQDNALINRMGFNNDGLDVIQKRLLRYAKRDFILGGNIGKNTTTDNSLAINDYQAVMNGIYDLVDYIVLNISCPNIANLCELQNKAYLGSLMSMMDNLRKTKDTYKPLVVKISPDLEQQQINETIELIKEFQFNGIIIANTTTSRSSLTISKEEITSIGQGGLSGKPLFKNTLKMVENIRKELDSSVAIIGSGGIFSVQDATDLYSAGADLLQVYTGFIYQGPMLIKKLSRIQM; from the coding sequence ATGTATCAAAAGTTAATTAGACCTCTGCTTTTTCAAATTGACCCAGAAAAAGCACACCATTTAGCCATTAACTCATGTCGCGTGGCACGACATACCCCTGGTGCTAAATGCTTATTAAAATGCTTGTTTCTATACGAAAATCCTATAGAGATAATGGGATTGAAGTTTCCCAATAGAATTGGCTTAGCTGCAGGATTAGATAAAAACGCACAAGTGGCTGATACCTTCGCATCTATGGGTTTTGGATTTGTTGAAATAGGAACAGTTACACCTAAATCGCAACCCGGAAATGTTAAGCCACGTCTGTTTCGTATTCCTCAAGATAACGCTCTTATTAATCGAATGGGATTTAATAATGACGGACTAGATGTGATACAAAAAAGGTTACTTCGCTATGCTAAACGCGACTTCATTTTAGGTGGCAATATAGGTAAAAATACTACTACAGATAACTCGCTTGCAATAAATGATTATCAAGCTGTTATGAATGGTATATATGACTTAGTTGACTATATTGTACTTAACATTAGTTGTCCTAATATTGCAAACCTCTGTGAGCTTCAGAACAAGGCTTACCTTGGAAGCCTTATGAGTATGATGGATAACCTTCGTAAAACTAAAGATACATACAAACCCTTAGTTGTTAAAATTTCCCCTGATTTAGAGCAGCAGCAAATTAACGAAACAATTGAGCTAATTAAAGAGTTTCAATTCAACGGAATTATTATAGCAAATACAACAACATCACGTTCAAGTTTAACTATAAGTAAAGAGGAGATAACCTCTATAGGTCAAGGAGGTCTGTCAGGTAAACCATTGTTTAAAAACACCTTAAAAATGGTAGAAAACATACGCAAAGAATTAGACAGCTCGGTTGCAATAATTGGAAGTGGGGGAATATTCTCCGTTCAAGATGCTACTGACTTGTATAGTGCCGGTGCAGACCTACTTCAAGTATATACAGGCTTTATTTATCAAGGACCTATGCTAATTAAAAAACTGTCAAGAATACAAATGTAA
- a CDS encoding helix-turn-helix domain-containing protein gives MDIHERISFVMNQENLTAKEFAEILDVQRSSISHLVSGRNKPSIDFLYKFIENFPKYNVVWLITGGGEILNTSSYEKSDKSTGSYSSGATKIIQHTLFEDHDKIETIDNIIKERNIDTKTENKEIVIEEKDIKQEEKDVVTNVNSATKYKYIERVVIFYSDGTFDSYTENKKYD, from the coding sequence ATGGATATACATGAGAGAATATCGTTCGTTATGAATCAAGAAAATCTAACGGCTAAAGAGTTTGCAGAAATACTTGATGTACAGCGTTCAAGCATTTCACATCTTGTTTCAGGAAGGAATAAACCTTCTATTGACTTTTTATATAAGTTTATAGAGAACTTTCCAAAATATAACGTTGTATGGTTAATAACGGGCGGTGGAGAGATATTAAATACAAGTTCCTATGAGAAGTCAGACAAGTCAACAGGTAGTTATAGTAGTGGTGCAACTAAAATTATTCAACATACCTTATTTGAAGATCACGACAAGATTGAAACTATAGACAATATAATCAAAGAAAGAAATATTGATACAAAAACTGAAAATAAGGAAATAGTAATAGAAGAGAAAGACATAAAACAAGAAGAGAAAGACGTTGTTACAAATGTAAACTCAGCAACTAAATACAAGTATATTGAACGGGTTGTGATTTTTTATAGTGATGGAACTTTTGATTCATATACAGAAAACAAAAAATATGATTAG
- a CDS encoding STAS domain-containing protein has translation MNEIFRPKLFTVLKKGITKEQLTKDILAGVIVGIVALPLSIAFAVASGVSPEKGLVTAIIAGFIISFLGGSRVQIGGPTGAFIVILFGIVTQYGLDGLMLSTILAGVLLIAFGLLKLGALLKFFPYPLIVGFTSGIALVIFSTQIKDALGLSIESVPSDFFEKWSVYISALSTFNITAIALTVLTILISVYSKKITTVVPGSFIAILVVTSIVAIFKLDVTTIGSIYGEIPSKISVSIPEIEWRNIGNYFAPAVTIALLGGIESLLSAVVADGMIGGHHRSNTELIAQGIANVVTPLFGGIPATGAIARTATNVKNGGRTPIAGIMHAITLLIIMLVFGKYAGFIPMSCLAGILIVVAYNMSEWRTFVSILRGSAFDIIILLSTFILTVAVDLTIAIQVGVVLSALLFMKRMSDIKPELSTSIDSDILDNYSDVDKSIGIYEISGPFFFASAKRYGEVIKTSGTKYKVLIIRMRHVPFIDSTGIKNLKEAVRFVQHEGTKVVLSGVNPQVHSELEKYRIVFMVGKANIFPEFSLALDRANQILVEDEEEKK, from the coding sequence ATGAACGAAATATTCAGACCAAAGTTATTTACTGTTTTAAAAAAAGGAATAACCAAGGAGCAATTAACTAAAGATATTCTTGCAGGTGTTATTGTTGGAATAGTTGCTTTACCATTATCAATTGCTTTTGCTGTCGCATCTGGCGTATCCCCCGAGAAAGGACTTGTTACCGCTATTATAGCAGGTTTTATAATATCCTTTTTAGGAGGTAGTAGAGTTCAGATAGGAGGTCCAACAGGAGCATTTATAGTTATTCTTTTTGGTATAGTTACGCAATATGGATTAGATGGTTTAATGCTATCTACTATTCTTGCAGGAGTGCTGTTAATTGCTTTTGGACTTCTAAAGCTAGGAGCACTTTTAAAGTTCTTCCCATATCCTTTGATAGTAGGCTTTACAAGTGGTATTGCATTGGTAATATTTTCAACACAGATTAAAGATGCATTGGGACTTAGCATTGAAAGTGTTCCATCTGATTTCTTTGAAAAATGGAGTGTATATATATCAGCATTATCAACATTCAATATTACAGCAATCGCGTTAACAGTGCTTACCATATTAATATCAGTTTATTCAAAAAAGATAACTACTGTTGTTCCCGGCTCGTTTATAGCTATTCTTGTAGTAACGTCTATAGTTGCAATTTTTAAATTAGATGTTACCACAATAGGTAGTATATACGGAGAAATCCCATCAAAAATCAGCGTTTCAATACCGGAAATAGAGTGGCGTAATATTGGAAATTATTTTGCGCCGGCTGTAACAATTGCACTATTAGGTGGTATTGAGTCGTTGCTTTCTGCTGTTGTAGCCGATGGTATGATAGGGGGACATCACAGATCTAACACCGAACTTATTGCTCAAGGTATTGCCAACGTTGTTACTCCACTTTTTGGTGGTATTCCAGCAACAGGAGCAATTGCCCGAACAGCAACCAATGTTAAAAACGGCGGACGTACTCCGATCGCTGGTATTATGCATGCAATTACGTTACTTATTATAATGTTAGTGTTTGGTAAATATGCCGGATTTATTCCAATGTCATGTCTGGCAGGTATTCTTATTGTTGTTGCTTATAATATGAGTGAATGGCGCACGTTTGTAAGTATTTTGAGAGGAAGTGCCTTTGATATTATTATACTTTTATCAACCTTTATTTTAACCGTAGCCGTTGATTTAACCATAGCTATACAGGTTGGCGTCGTTTTATCTGCACTTCTATTTATGAAACGTATGTCTGATATAAAACCTGAATTATCCACATCAATAGATAGTGATATTCTTGATAACTATTCTGATGTTGACAAATCAATAGGGATATACGAGATTAGTGGACCTTTCTTCTTTGCGTCTGCTAAACGCTACGGAGAAGTAATTAAAACCAGTGGAACGAAGTATAAGGTGCTTATTATTAGAATGAGGCACGTACCTTTTATTGACTCAACAGGTATTAAGAACTTGAAAGAAGCTGTTAGGTTTGTACAGCACGAGGGAACTAAAGTTGTTCTTTCTGGTGTTAATCCTCAAGTTCATAGTGAATTAGAGAAATATAGAATTGTTTTTATGGTTGGGAAAGCAAATATTTTCCCTGAATTTTCCTTAGCACTTGACAGAGCTAATCAGATATTGGTGGAGGATGAAGAGGAGAAGAAATAG